CATGCGGACGAGCATGATCAGCACCGAGCCGATCAGCAGCTTGTCCGCAAGGGGGTCCAGGAATTTTCCCAGATTGGTAATGGTATTCTGCTGCCTCGCGATCATGCCGTCGAACATGTCGGTCAAGGAGGCCAACATGAACATCAGACAGGCCAGGTAGGCCCCGAACCGGAATTGGAACCACATCTCCAGGTAAAGAAGCAGTACGATAACGGGAGCGGCCAGAATTCTGGCCAGGGTCAGACAATTGGGCAGATTCAGGGCTTTGCGGGCCATGGCATTTCTCTCTTAAGCGTGAGTGGTCGAGGCGGCTTCCAGGCTCTTTTCAGCGGCCTCGGCAACAGTGTCTGCAAGTTGGGCAAGCGCGGTCTTGGCGTACGAATCCTCTTCGAGCAGTACCACGGGCGTTCCACGGTCTCCGGCAACCACGGTTGCGGGGTCCAGAGGAATGGCGCCGAGGAATTCCAGCCCGTACTTTTCCGCAAGATCGCGTCCGCCGCCCTTCTTGAACAGGTCGATGGACTCGTGGCAGTGCGGGCAGATCAGGCCGCTCATGTTCTCCACCACGCCAAGGATGTTGGCCTGAGCATACTGGAGGAAGTTGATGGATTTGCGCACGTCGGACAGGGAAACCTCCTGCGGGGTGGTCACCACCACGCACAGAGCTTCGGGAACGGTCTTGAGCACGGTCATGGGCTCATCGCCGGTACCCGGAGGGGAATCCACGACCAGAAAGTCGAGTTCGCCCCACTGAACGTCGGAGATGAACTGACGAATGGCCGAAGTCTTCATGGGACCGCGCCACAGCACGGCCTGATCCGGGTCCTTGAGCAGGGATTCCATGGACACAACGTGCAGATTCTCGTTGTAGGCCTTGGGCAGGATCAGGGAACCGCGGTCAACGTCGAGCTGACCGGAAAGTCCGAGCAGGGTCGGGACGCTGGGACCATGAATGTCCACGTCCAGCAGGCCGACCTTGTACCCCTTGGCTGCCAGCGCGGCGGCCAGGTTCACGGAGACGGAACTCTTGCCCACCCCGCCCTTGCCGCTCATGATGAACAGCTTGTACTTGATCTGCGCCAGCGTGGACTTGATCATCTCGTCCTGAATCATCTGCTTGGCGCTCTGTTTGTTTTCCTTGCTCCCGGAAGAGCAGGAACTGCATTCGCTCATTGTCTGTCACCTATCCTTAGTTAGTCAGCCGGACAGGGCCGGGACCTAGGAAGCGGAACCGGGACGGCTCCGCGACAACATTTCCAATGCCAATACGGCTGCGGCACCCGCAAGGGCGAGGCCGACAGCGAGGAACAGCTCGGAGTCCACACCCGAAGGCAGGACGTTTCTTTCGCTCAGGACATGGACCTTGCCCCGGATGACCACAGAGTCGAGAATTTCCTTCCAGGGCCAGACCTTGCGAAGCGCGCCGAGCATGAATCCGGTCAGCACGCTGACCGTGGCCGCGTGCCAGTTGCGGAGAAGATAATGCAGGATACGGGAAAAGACAATGATCCCGACCACTGCTCCGGCCGCAAAGGCCAGAATTATCATCATGTTATCCGCCAAAAATGGGTTTTTCAAAGTACGAGTCACGTATTCGTACTTGCCGAGCATGAGCAGAATGAAGGCCCCGCTGATGCCCGGCAGGATCATGGCGCAGATGGCCACGGCCCCGCACAGGAACACGAATCCCATGGTTTCCGGCGTGGACACGGGAATCATGCCGACAAGCAGATAGCTCCCTGCGGCCCCGAGCATGACCATGCCGATATTGAACGCGGAAAACGGCTCGATCTTCCGCCCCACGATCCAGACCGAGGCCGCGATCAGCCCGAAGAACAGGGACCATATCTGTACAGGATGATTGACCAGCATGTGGTTCATGACCCGGGCCATGCCCACCACGGCGGTCAGAATCCCGAACAGCAGGCAGACAAGAAATCGCAGATGCGCCGAAGCCAGGGCTCCGCGCACATCCAATCGCAGAAGACGACCGGCAAAATTCAGGTCAAAGGAACGGATGGCATCCACGAGCTGATCGTAGATTCCGGTAATGAAGGCAATGGTTCCGCCGGAAACGCCGGGAATGATGTCGGCCGCCCCCATGCAGAACCCCTTGGCCCAGAGCAGCGCGGCGGAACGCGCGTTTCTGGGGCCGGGACCGGCCATCCACGCATCCCTGAAAGTCTTGATTTCCTCAGACACCAGTTCTCCCCGGCTACCAGCCATGACGGCCGACGAGGTCCACGAAGGCCACGCCACCCATGTCGCGAATTTCGGTTTTTCCGTCTTTCTTGACCACCAGTTTCAGGCTCTGATGCCGCCGGGTATCCCCCACGGGAATCAGCATTCTGCCGTTGTCCGCAAGCTGATCGACCAGCGGTTGCGGCACTT
Above is a window of Pseudodesulfovibrio tunisiensis DNA encoding:
- a CDS encoding Mrp/NBP35 family ATP-binding protein; its protein translation is MSECSSCSSGSKENKQSAKQMIQDEMIKSTLAQIKYKLFIMSGKGGVGKSSVSVNLAAALAAKGYKVGLLDVDIHGPSVPTLLGLSGQLDVDRGSLILPKAYNENLHVVSMESLLKDPDQAVLWRGPMKTSAIRQFISDVQWGELDFLVVDSPPGTGDEPMTVLKTVPEALCVVVTTPQEVSLSDVRKSINFLQYAQANILGVVENMSGLICPHCHESIDLFKKGGGRDLAEKYGLEFLGAIPLDPATVVAGDRGTPVVLLEEDSYAKTALAQLADTVAEAAEKSLEAASTTHA
- a CDS encoding DUF368 domain-containing protein, whose product is MSEEIKTFRDAWMAGPGPRNARSAALLWAKGFCMGAADIIPGVSGGTIAFITGIYDQLVDAIRSFDLNFAGRLLRLDVRGALASAHLRFLVCLLFGILTAVVGMARVMNHMLVNHPVQIWSLFFGLIAASVWIVGRKIEPFSAFNIGMVMLGAAGSYLLVGMIPVSTPETMGFVFLCGAVAICAMILPGISGAFILLMLGKYEYVTRTLKNPFLADNMMIILAFAAGAVVGIIVFSRILHYLLRNWHAATVSVLTGFMLGALRKVWPWKEILDSVVIRGKVHVLSERNVLPSGVDSELFLAVGLALAGAAAVLALEMLSRSRPGSAS